From the genome of Desulfovibrio sp. JY:
GCAGATGGCCCGCTCAACCAGCGGCCTGATTTCGTCGGCCAGGGGGCCAGGCGTCAGCGACCCCAGCCAATCTTCTCCCACATTGGTTGCAAAACCCTGGTCGGGCGTGATGCGCACCGGGCCGGACGCCGTGTCGATCTCCTCCGGGATCTCGCTCTCGACGGTCAGGCCCCGGTCTTCGACCTGGCGGCGGGTGAGCGCTTTGACCGAGCAGCGGCAATTGTAGCCGTTGGGCGGATACCACGTCTTCCAAAAGGGATGCTCGGCCGGGTAGATGCGGCCGGAGAGCGCCCGGTGGGCCGGCCGGGTGCGGCCGTCGTTGACGGCCGAGTATTGCCAGTAGGGGAACGTGTCGGCCATGGACAGCATTTCGGCGTACCGGCCGGCCATGTAGGCGGACTGGACGTTGGTGCGAAAGATCGTCTCCAGGCGAAGCGGCCGCTCGCCGGTGAACCCCGCCGCGTCCAGGGCCTGGCTGACGGTGGCTTTCCACTCCTTGAGGGGAGTGCCATTCTCCATGGCTTCGAGCATGGAACGACGCACGGTCTCGACCATGTCCGCCCTGGCCAGCCCGGAGACGACAAAGGCCCGGGCCTTGGCCGCGTCGGAAAGCCGGTCGAACTGCGCGCGGGTGACGGAGACCTTGTCTTGCAGGAATTGGATGGCCTGGGCCGGCCGCACCGGCGTGAAGGCGATGGGCGACGGACTATCCGGCACGGCCGGTCTCCAGGCGCACGGCATAGCGGCCGAGCAGATCGGCGGCGACTTGCGCCGCTTCCACG
Proteins encoded in this window:
- a CDS encoding minor capsid protein, with product MPDSPSPIAFTPVRPAQAIQFLQDKVSVTRAQFDRLSDAAKARAFVVSGLARADMVETVRRSMLEAMENGTPLKEWKATVSQALDAAGFTGERPLRLETIFRTNVQSAYMAGRYAEMLSMADTFPYWQYSAVNDGRTRPAHRALSGRIYPAEHPFWKTWYPPNGYNCRCSVKALTRRQVEDRGLTVESEIPEEIDTASGPVRITPDQGFATNVGEDWLGSLTPGPLADEIRPLVERAICRGGLAFADDPCRPPLAGLDPGYILTVEDEDILPAGLAPERYVQAFLSEFGITDMEGANVVTLPGVELPMVVGKGFFIDKRSGEWKVNKSGRAPYVRLLARTIRDPYEVWQVPAEVSGKPVDTLRLLRLFSLDGKRIGGFSVFNLVRGRQWQAATAFTPKVNAASEARMLEYLEAQRVGVLAYREELKEGEAP